In Dolichospermum flos-aquae CCAP 1403/13F, the following proteins share a genomic window:
- a CDS encoding glycosyltransferase family 4 protein: MNAPFRLGIVFTHPTQHHGPLWRKLNEQPGLSVKVLYLCNENQISGDALLGGSSQPWDVDVLSGYEYDYLKDLSGRVPSQQEKNVISPELFNSLTPDNFDAIFMQSFVNYSYRLTALLCKLRGIPLIMQNDATIMSDCRYSRLRRIMMAILYPWMLNLADYWLSCGDHNEIHLRHYGVADEKIVRGCHPVDGERFEQSIRQNQNEIWKIRQELSGNEDTLIYGFAGKYIERKNPFEFIAAIEKAHQRDPRVRGIMIGGGDLESEINQRLSQLGNAEVINLGFVNQAKIPLYYAAMDVFVVTSWIDPHPLVVSEAMVSGTPPILSDRCGNWGYNDTVRHRYNGLVYPCGNSDVLAKTMLEMTDIETRKKYSTNSKEVFHGQDIYCEVQAFLEVIERIKEGLVIKSRNFSKSSFGN, translated from the coding sequence ATGAACGCTCCATTTCGTTTAGGCATTGTTTTTACCCATCCAACTCAACATCACGGACCACTTTGGAGAAAATTAAATGAACAACCTGGTCTTTCCGTCAAAGTCCTTTACCTCTGCAATGAAAATCAGATCAGTGGTGATGCTCTTCTGGGTGGTAGTTCTCAACCTTGGGATGTTGATGTATTAAGTGGCTATGAGTATGATTATCTCAAAGATTTGTCTGGAAGAGTACCATCCCAACAAGAAAAGAACGTTATCAGCCCAGAGTTGTTCAATAGTCTGACTCCAGATAACTTCGATGCCATTTTCATGCAGAGTTTTGTTAATTACTCTTACCGATTAACTGCTCTGCTGTGTAAACTCCGTGGCATTCCTTTAATCATGCAAAACGATGCAACCATCATGTCTGATTGTCGCTACAGTCGCTTGCGGCGAATTATGATGGCGATTCTTTACCCCTGGATGCTTAATTTAGCAGATTACTGGCTCTCCTGTGGCGACCATAATGAAATCCACTTACGTCATTATGGTGTTGCAGACGAAAAAATTGTCCGTGGGTGTCATCCCGTAGATGGTGAACGATTTGAGCAATCAATTAGGCAAAACCAAAACGAAATTTGGAAAATTCGTCAGGAACTTAGTGGGAATGAGGATACTTTAATTTATGGCTTTGCAGGTAAATATATAGAGCGGAAAAATCCCTTTGAATTTATTGCAGCTATAGAAAAAGCCCATCAACGTGATCCGCGTGTCAGAGGAATCATGATTGGTGGAGGTGACTTAGAATCCGAGATTAATCAACGTCTTAGCCAACTTGGTAATGCAGAGGTTATCAATCTTGGCTTTGTGAATCAAGCCAAAATTCCTCTCTACTATGCAGCCATGGATGTTTTTGTAGTTACATCGTGGATTGATCCCCATCCCCTAGTGGTTTCAGAAGCAATGGTATCTGGGACACCTCCTATTTTGAGCGATCGCTGTGGTAATTGGGGGTATAACGATACAGTTCGCCATCGCTACAATGGTTTGGTTTATCCTTGTGGTAATTCTGATGTCTTAGCAAAGACAATGCTAGAAATGACTGATATTGAGACTCGTAAGAAGTACAGCACAAATTCTAAAGAAGTCTTTCACGGACAAGATATCTACTGCGAAGTCCAAGCTTTTTTAGAAGTGATAGAACGAATCAAAGAAGGTTTAGTAATAAAATCCAGGAACTTTAGTAAATCTAGCTTTGGGAATTAG
- a CDS encoding beta-1,6-N-acetylglucosaminyltransferase: MVKIAYLVLAHHDPIHLERLVNSIDYQAHIFIHLDKKTNIDRYINIANIESVNFIPERVKVYWGGISMVKAILNLIKTALASKENFSHLVLLSGSDYPIKPVSTFYDFLKSNPDRQFIKLTNLNESPLPSEKRLTNYWFMEPFQPFYNDRFFRRVLQKIFHLGVTKKPLNNVSTVWGSQWWAITPECAAFILQYLEENPVFINFYKYAHAPDEHFFHTVVANSPFFEKAGGFRQEIRWPHEVSNITLNFEGRIFAENDYEFLEDLRFNRKPTEQRMSKELCNLMDTSLIRGAFSYSDFFFARKFTTNKSSRLLDLIDKNLLS; encoded by the coding sequence ATGGTTAAGATAGCCTACTTAGTCTTAGCTCATCACGATCCAATTCACTTAGAAAGATTGGTCAATTCCATTGATTATCAGGCTCATATTTTTATACATTTGGATAAGAAAACAAACATTGATAGATATATAAATATTGCTAATATAGAGTCAGTAAATTTTATTCCTGAGAGAGTAAAGGTCTATTGGGGAGGGATTTCAATGGTCAAGGCAATTTTAAATCTTATTAAAACTGCATTGGCTTCCAAAGAAAATTTTTCACATTTGGTGCTGCTCTCTGGTTCTGATTATCCGATTAAACCTGTATCCACATTCTATGATTTTTTGAAAAGCAATCCTGATAGACAATTTATTAAACTTACTAACCTCAATGAATCACCATTACCCTCTGAAAAACGACTCACTAACTACTGGTTTATGGAACCTTTCCAACCTTTTTATAATGACAGATTCTTTAGACGAGTATTACAAAAAATATTCCATTTAGGAGTGACAAAAAAGCCTCTAAACAATGTTTCAACAGTTTGGGGTAGCCAATGGTGGGCAATTACTCCTGAATGTGCAGCTTTCATTTTGCAATATCTAGAAGAAAATCCAGTTTTTATAAATTTTTATAAATATGCTCACGCACCTGATGAACACTTTTTTCATACAGTTGTAGCTAACTCTCCTTTTTTTGAAAAAGCAGGAGGATTTCGGCAAGAAATTAGGTGGCCCCACGAAGTTTCAAATATTACGCTAAACTTTGAGGGGAGAATTTTTGCTGAAAATGATTATGAGTTTCTTGAGGACTTGCGTTTTAATAGAAAACCAACCGAACAGCGAATGTCTAAAGAATTGTGCAACCTAATGGATACATCATTAATCCGCGGAGCTTTTAGTTACTCTGACTTTTTCTTTGCGAGAAAATTCACAACAAACAAATCTTCTCGCTTACTTGATCTGATAGATAAGAATCTTCTTTCTTGA
- a CDS encoding glycosyltransferase family 4 protein gives MKIAFISYEYPPDTGGGGIATYVEQAAKMLQNRGNLVEVFTASHYRSGVEIEASGVRIHRIQLENKKLFANEIAPVFAERHALVKFDVLEGPDFCADAAGVIRLIPEIPLVVKLHTPNGICRQVQAATITEFIPKLRTNLGACHQWLNPSSIENIEKRHAHDADVIAAPSNLIAELLIKQWKLNRQKVHIFPSPYIPSPETLSIPIEQKASQVVTFVGRLEIRKGVLDLAQAIPDILKHCPDAKFRFVGKAGLSPDPEKNMQQYIEKLLHPYCHSLKFIGPVPNTQIPFILGQTDVCIFPSLFDNFPLVCLEAMAAGRAVIGSIASGMVEIINTNSVGRLISPNSPQQITQSTIELLQNPELRVQVGIAARERVLQEYNLERIGDLQEKSYQVAIETRQRLGTRRKFSIFA, from the coding sequence ATGAAGATTGCATTCATCAGCTATGAATACCCTCCAGATACTGGAGGTGGTGGGATTGCCACTTATGTGGAACAAGCTGCCAAGATGTTGCAAAACAGAGGAAACCTGGTAGAAGTTTTTACAGCAAGTCACTATCGCTCAGGTGTGGAAATTGAAGCAAGTGGTGTCAGGATTCATCGAATTCAACTTGAGAATAAAAAGCTATTTGCTAACGAAATTGCTCCAGTTTTTGCTGAACGTCATGCTTTAGTTAAATTTGATGTTTTAGAAGGACCAGATTTTTGTGCTGATGCTGCTGGAGTAATCCGCCTTATTCCTGAGATTCCGCTGGTCGTCAAGCTTCACACTCCTAATGGAATTTGCCGTCAGGTTCAAGCAGCAACGATAACGGAGTTTATCCCAAAACTCAGAACGAATCTGGGTGCCTGCCATCAATGGCTCAATCCCAGTTCGATTGAAAACATTGAGAAGCGCCATGCTCATGATGCTGATGTAATTGCTGCTCCCTCAAATCTAATTGCTGAATTGTTGATCAAGCAATGGAAACTGAATCGCCAAAAAGTACACATCTTTCCATCTCCATATATTCCCTCTCCTGAGACCCTCAGCATTCCCATTGAACAAAAAGCCAGTCAGGTGGTCACATTTGTTGGGCGCTTGGAAATTAGAAAAGGTGTACTCGACCTGGCTCAGGCGATTCCAGATATCCTGAAACACTGCCCAGATGCAAAATTTCGTTTTGTTGGGAAAGCAGGGCTATCACCTGATCCTGAGAAAAATATGCAGCAGTATATTGAAAAACTTTTACATCCTTATTGCCACTCACTCAAATTCATTGGACCCGTTCCCAACACTCAAATTCCATTCATACTAGGACAAACAGATGTATGCATCTTTCCCAGTTTGTTTGATAACTTCCCTTTGGTTTGCTTAGAGGCAATGGCGGCTGGTCGCGCTGTAATTGGCAGTATTGCCAGTGGCATGGTTGAAATAATCAACACTAATTCTGTCGGCAGATTAATATCACCAAATTCCCCACAACAAATTACTCAATCTACGATAGAACTGTTGCAGAATCCAGAACTACGCGTTCAGGTGGGAATAGCCGCTCGTGAGCGAGTTTTACAGGAATATAATCTTGAGCGCATTGGAGATTTACAGGAGAAGAGTTATCAAGTTGCAATTGAAACTAGACAAAGATTGGGAACTCGTCGAAAATTTTCAATCTTTGCCTAA
- a CDS encoding glycosyltransferase family 4 protein, which produces MRLVIVRREPGVALSMDVYADNLVTELKAIRPNWEIVEVAPHPWSKSQENLWHSGTGIRKYYERYWHHPQQVCQVEGDIYHIIDHTNAHVAYWLKNKGKPLIITCHDLVQFVYPEILKGQSRFPAFSMASWQFSVRGMCYADCVIAVSSNTAKDVHKRLNIELEKILVVPNGVEASFQTLPSQEVKSFRKKYQRLPEEICLLNVGSTHQRKNIITVLKVLKTLKDRGLSVRLWRSGGKFMAEQITFIKELNLEEDILDFGTADKNILIQLYNAADVLLAPSLYEGFGLTVLEAMACGLPVITSNISSLPEVVGNAAVLVNPMDIQTMSESVVRLTQNSSDRQNLITQGFARAKQLTWKKSAEHLVSAYEQLS; this is translated from the coding sequence ATGCGGTTAGTGATTGTTCGTAGAGAACCTGGTGTTGCTCTGAGTATGGATGTCTATGCTGACAATTTAGTTACCGAATTAAAGGCAATCCGTCCAAATTGGGAAATTGTCGAGGTTGCACCCCATCCTTGGAGCAAAAGCCAAGAAAACCTGTGGCACTCCGGGACTGGTATCCGCAAGTATTATGAACGCTATTGGCATCATCCCCAACAAGTTTGTCAGGTAGAAGGAGATATTTATCACATCATTGATCATACCAATGCTCATGTTGCCTATTGGTTGAAAAATAAAGGCAAACCTCTTATTATTACATGTCACGACTTAGTGCAGTTTGTCTATCCAGAAATTCTCAAAGGACAGTCCCGTTTTCCCGCTTTCAGTATGGCATCTTGGCAATTTTCAGTTAGAGGAATGTGTTATGCTGATTGTGTGATTGCTGTTTCCTCAAATACAGCTAAGGATGTTCATAAAAGGCTGAATATTGAATTAGAGAAAATTTTGGTAGTTCCTAACGGAGTTGAAGCATCCTTTCAAACATTACCATCCCAGGAAGTAAAATCATTTCGGAAAAAATATCAACGGTTACCTGAAGAAATCTGTTTACTTAATGTTGGCTCAACTCACCAACGAAAGAACATTATTACTGTGTTGAAAGTGCTAAAAACTCTTAAAGATCGAGGGTTATCAGTCCGTCTTTGGCGGTCAGGGGGCAAATTTATGGCAGAGCAAATAACCTTTATCAAAGAACTTAATCTTGAGGAAGATATTCTTGATTTTGGTACTGCTGATAAAAATATTCTAATTCAACTTTACAATGCAGCGGATGTTCTCTTAGCACCATCTCTCTATGAAGGTTTTGGTTTGACAGTTTTAGAGGCAATGGCCTGCGGACTACCGGTAATTACTTCTAATATCTCATCCCTCCCAGAAGTGGTGGGTAATGCGGCAGTGTTGGTTAATCCTATGGATATCCAAACTATGTCTGAATCTGTAGTTAGGCTCACACAGAATTCTAGTGACCGTCAAAATTTGATTACTCAGGGATTTGCAAGAGCTAAACAATTGACTTGGAAAAAATCAGCAGAACATTTGGTTTCAGCTTATGAGCAGTTAAGTTGA
- a CDS encoding glycosyltransferase family 4 protein: protein MKILMSAYSCEPGMGSEPGVGWNIAREAAKYHEVWVLTRPDESQDIINAELARHPIPNLHFVYFTLPFWQDSRRWGQSGGMQFHYYLWQIQAYFVARDLHQKIGFDLSHHVTFVKYSSPCFLSLLPIPLVWGPVGGGESAPASFWQDFSLNGKIYEIARSGARWLGEKDPFVRLTAQRSAVVRATTKDTAQCLYKMGVNHVHILPESGLSAADIDHLNQYEIPNEPIVKFISMGRLLHWKGFHLGLRAFAQANLPNTEYWIVGDGPEWHHLQTLASDLGIAKKVKFWGRLPREKALNLLKDCHVLVHPSLHDSGGWVCMEAMAASRPIICLDIGGPAVQVTDETGFKITANEPYQAVRDLAAAMIHLVQNPELIVSMGQAGRKLVNENYSWQIVGERLHKLYLEIASKKVSQTDVISQVF, encoded by the coding sequence ATGAAGATTTTAATGTCTGCTTACTCCTGTGAACCAGGTATGGGTTCTGAACCTGGTGTGGGTTGGAATATTGCCCGCGAAGCTGCTAAATACCATGAAGTTTGGGTACTCACCCGACCCGATGAAAGTCAGGATATTATTAACGCAGAATTGGCACGCCACCCCATTCCCAATCTTCACTTTGTTTACTTTACTTTGCCCTTTTGGCAAGATAGCCGACGCTGGGGACAGTCTGGGGGAATGCAGTTTCACTATTACCTCTGGCAAATTCAAGCCTATTTTGTCGCCCGTGACTTACATCAGAAAATTGGCTTTGACTTGAGCCATCATGTTACCTTTGTTAAGTATTCCAGTCCTTGCTTCCTCTCACTCCTGCCCATTCCCCTAGTTTGGGGTCCTGTAGGTGGTGGAGAATCAGCACCAGCAAGCTTTTGGCAGGATTTTAGCTTAAATGGCAAAATTTACGAAATTGCTCGTAGCGGCGCTCGCTGGCTGGGAGAAAAAGACCCCTTTGTCCGTCTGACTGCTCAAAGAAGTGCTGTAGTCCGAGCCACAACTAAAGATACAGCCCAGTGTCTCTATAAAATGGGTGTGAATCATGTGCATATTTTGCCGGAATCAGGGTTATCGGCGGCAGACATAGACCATCTAAATCAATATGAAATCCCTAATGAGCCAATAGTAAAATTTATCAGCATGGGTAGACTTTTGCATTGGAAAGGCTTTCATTTAGGATTGCGTGCCTTTGCTCAAGCAAATCTACCAAATACAGAATACTGGATTGTGGGAGATGGACCGGAATGGCATCACCTGCAAACTTTGGCATCAGATTTAGGAATTGCTAAAAAAGTTAAATTTTGGGGTAGGTTGCCTCGTGAAAAGGCTTTAAATTTATTAAAAGATTGTCATGTGCTAGTTCATCCCAGCTTACATGATTCTGGTGGGTGGGTCTGTATGGAAGCAATGGCAGCAAGTCGTCCTATCATCTGTTTAGATATAGGGGGACCTGCTGTTCAAGTTACAGATGAAACTGGTTTTAAGATTACTGCTAATGAACCATATCAAGCTGTCCGTGATTTAGCGGCCGCAATGATTCATTTAGTTCAAAACCCAGAACTAATAGTGAGTATGGGTCAGGCAGGTCGGAAACTAGTCAATGAAAACTACAGTTGGCAGATTGTCGGAGAGCGTTTGCACAAACTTTATTTAGAGATTGCCAGCAAGAAGGTATCACAAACTGACGTTATATCTCAAGTTTTTTGA
- a CDS encoding glycosyltransferase family 4 protein, whose product MHILIAALHRPTKPTGVCRHAANLAQCLADTPEVSKVTLIVGTWQKDYFEQFFHSPKIQLITVDVKNSSLARNIWFLFGLPKLVKHLNPDIVHLSFPFPFLRPLFPCPIVSTIHDLYPYEKPEVFGYPNVIFNRLFLKQCIEHSDGLTCVSKSTLSSLKSYFPKTQTLKPIAVIYNYVDFSNIVAEPHHNLDISDHDSFLLCVAQHRKNKNIDLLIQSFSFLKKNGYLKDETKLIVVGSTGPETESLVNQIQHLSLQNQVLLIHAIKDHELCWLYQKCEIFVAASSQEGFCLPLAEALYFSCQVVCSDIPIFREIGSSSCCYFDVERDTVKNLSQAIISTLEQPVNRTANDLQFSKLDVANQYLKFYSTFSFISQ is encoded by the coding sequence ATGCACATATTAATTGCTGCTTTACACAGACCAACAAAACCAACGGGTGTTTGCCGACACGCTGCAAATCTAGCTCAATGTTTGGCTGATACTCCAGAGGTTAGCAAGGTGACTTTAATTGTCGGAACATGGCAGAAAGATTACTTTGAACAATTTTTTCATTCCCCAAAAATTCAATTAATTACTGTAGATGTTAAAAATAGTTCTTTAGCAAGAAATATCTGGTTTTTATTTGGTTTACCAAAATTGGTAAAGCATTTAAATCCTGATATTGTCCATTTATCTTTTCCTTTTCCTTTTTTACGACCACTTTTTCCTTGTCCTATTGTTTCGACAATTCACGATTTGTATCCTTATGAAAAACCAGAGGTTTTTGGCTATCCAAATGTGATCTTTAATCGCTTGTTTTTAAAACAATGTATAGAACATAGTGATGGTCTTACCTGTGTTTCTAAATCTACTTTAAGCAGTCTTAAATCCTATTTTCCCAAAACTCAAACACTCAAACCCATTGCTGTTATTTATAATTACGTGGATTTTAGTAATATTGTTGCTGAACCACATCATAATTTAGATATTAGTGATCATGATTCTTTTCTGTTATGTGTCGCTCAACATCGAAAAAATAAAAATATAGATTTGTTAATTCAATCATTTTCTTTTTTAAAGAAAAATGGTTATTTAAAAGATGAGACTAAGCTAATAGTTGTTGGTAGTACAGGACCAGAAACAGAGAGTTTAGTTAATCAAATTCAGCATCTATCTCTTCAAAATCAAGTGCTGCTAATTCATGCAATTAAAGACCATGAATTATGTTGGTTATATCAAAAGTGTGAAATTTTTGTGGCCGCTTCATCTCAAGAAGGATTTTGTTTACCATTAGCAGAAGCTCTATATTTTTCTTGTCAAGTAGTTTGCTCAGATATTCCCATATTTAGAGAAATTGGTAGTTCTAGCTGTTGTTATTTTGATGTTGAACGTGATACTGTCAAAAATCTCTCACAAGCCATTATTTCTACTTTAGAACAGCCTGTAAATAGAACTGCTAATGATCTTCAATTTTCTAAATTGGATGTAGCAAATCAATATCTAAAATTTTACTCTACATTTTCCTTTATTAGTCAGTAG
- a CDS encoding HetP family heterocyst commitment protein, translating into MSQNFNDYNSSVHKKIKTEQIEQIIKAIISGKYSWACVLVLQFAGYNPMDYIPYRTYIRLLKTNCLLGNSQQN; encoded by the coding sequence ATGAGTCAAAATTTTAACGATTATAATTCATCTGTTCATAAAAAAATCAAGACTGAACAAATAGAGCAAATAATCAAAGCGATTATATCTGGTAAATATTCTTGGGCTTGTGTTCTAGTTTTACAATTTGCTGGTTACAATCCTATGGACTATATCCCCTATCGTACTTATATCAGATTACTTAAAACTAACTGCTTGCTTGGTAATTCTCAGCAAAATTAA